One stretch of Desulfovibrio sp. UCD-KL4C DNA includes these proteins:
- a CDS encoding amino acid ABC transporter ATP-binding protein — MQDTINIENVHKWFDTNHVLKGVNLNVGNSDVVVVIGASGSGKSTLLRCVNRLETYTKGQISLNGDKVPSSEKEINAMRSKVGMVFQHFNLFPHMTVLGNVIEGPTQIKKTPKKEAVEIGMSFLDKVGMAEKADAYPETLSGGQKQRVAIARALAMEPEVMLFDEPTSALDPELVGEVLTVMQDLAEDGMTMMVVTHEMNFANEVADSVAFMDKGVILEQDAPSRLFTAPTEERTQEFLAQIL, encoded by the coding sequence ATACCAATCACGTGCTCAAAGGAGTTAACCTCAATGTCGGTAACTCTGATGTTGTTGTGGTTATCGGAGCTAGTGGTTCCGGAAAATCTACATTGCTTAGGTGTGTGAATCGTCTGGAGACATACACTAAGGGACAGATTAGTCTCAATGGTGATAAAGTTCCAAGCAGTGAGAAAGAAATCAACGCCATGAGAAGTAAAGTCGGTATGGTTTTTCAACATTTCAACCTATTTCCGCACATGACTGTTTTGGGTAACGTGATAGAAGGTCCAACACAGATCAAGAAGACTCCGAAAAAGGAAGCTGTCGAGATTGGTATGTCCTTTCTGGATAAAGTTGGCATGGCAGAGAAAGCGGATGCTTATCCTGAAACTCTTTCCGGTGGACAAAAACAGAGGGTTGCTATTGCCCGGGCTCTAGCAATGGAACCGGAAGTAATGCTTTTTGACGAGCCTACTTCAGCTCTTGATCCGGAACTTGTTGGTGAAGTGCTTACCGTTATGCAGGATCTTGCAGAAGATGGGATGACCATGATGGTCGTGACTCATGAAATGAATTTTGCAAACGAAGTTGCTGATTCCGTAGCCTTTATGGATAAGGGTGTAATCCTCGAGCAGGACGCTCCTTCACGATTATTCACAGCACCTACTGAGGAACGAACTCAGGAATTTCTAGCTCAAATTTTATAA
- a CDS encoding ATP-binding protein: MRAMKIKVIVFFVIFLGFMSLNTGFYWYNVVSLRDRLVVMDHFHDLLSDILEIRRYEKNFLFYPEPESLKEAVIYLDKAEGAVAVLKDNIIEIGGQDYYNKFMKNISDYSQQLNILSRGAKGDLIKTRNLGTEMVQSAQNLLALKQKLIHTTLIKIQYIPIVVMLSLALLIVILFYWQAKKVLGRLLYVQKAAEGVAKGDYSSIDQITSDDEISSLMHSAFSSMAADIEHRQNQLIESRKLSSIGTLTSGIAHELNNPLNNVSLTADTMLEEFEEMEAEEGKEMLNDIINEIGRASEVVRNLLDFSRESEQSISELRVDTLINETKKLVVNQLRLDKITLNVDILDDIPMVLGDLNSLQQVFINLFMNADHAMEGGGTLTVTVSSAPNNYVRFDVTDTGCGMTAETLERIFDPFFTTKPVGKGTGLGLSIIYGLIKKHSGFIEVQSKLEVGTTFSIFLPAVSQLENSHGQISSGNN; encoded by the coding sequence ATGCGCGCAATGAAAATTAAGGTGATTGTCTTTTTTGTCATATTTCTTGGGTTTATGTCCTTAAATACAGGTTTTTATTGGTATAACGTAGTATCGTTGCGAGATCGCCTCGTTGTGATGGATCATTTTCATGACCTCCTTTCAGATATTCTTGAAATTAGACGTTATGAAAAAAACTTTTTGTTTTATCCTGAACCTGAAAGTTTGAAAGAGGCTGTAATTTATTTAGATAAAGCTGAAGGGGCTGTTGCGGTCCTTAAAGATAATATTATCGAAATCGGCGGGCAGGATTATTACAATAAATTTATGAAAAATATCAGCGACTATAGCCAACAGCTTAATATCTTGAGCCGTGGGGCTAAAGGGGATCTGATAAAAACCAGAAATCTTGGAACGGAGATGGTCCAGAGCGCGCAAAATCTCCTTGCTTTAAAACAGAAACTAATCCACACGACTTTAATAAAAATTCAGTATATTCCTATAGTTGTAATGTTGTCGCTGGCCCTTTTAATAGTAATACTTTTTTACTGGCAGGCTAAGAAAGTGCTTGGCAGGCTTTTGTATGTTCAAAAGGCAGCGGAAGGCGTAGCAAAGGGGGATTACAGCTCCATTGATCAGATTACGAGTGATGATGAGATTTCAAGCTTGATGCATTCGGCTTTCAGTAGCATGGCTGCTGATATTGAACATCGGCAGAATCAACTGATTGAGTCCAGAAAACTCAGCTCTATAGGGACTCTTACTTCTGGCATAGCGCATGAGCTGAATAATCCGCTTAATAATGTTTCCCTTACGGCTGACACTATGCTCGAAGAGTTTGAAGAGATGGAAGCTGAAGAGGGCAAGGAAATGCTGAATGACATAATTAATGAGATCGGACGGGCCAGTGAAGTTGTCAGAAATCTGCTTGATTTTTCAAGAGAGAGCGAGCAGAGCATCAGCGAACTCAGAGTAGACACATTGATCAACGAAACTAAAAAGCTGGTAGTCAACCAGCTTAGACTTGATAAGATTACGCTCAATGTTGACATTTTGGATGATATCCCAATGGTTTTGGGTGACCTGAATTCATTGCAGCAGGTTTTTATAAATCTCTTCATGAACGCAGACCATGCGATGGAGGGCGGTGGAACTTTAACCGTGACCGTATCCTCTGCTCCTAATAATTACGTCAGGTTTGATGTTACAGATACAGGCTGCGGAATGACTGCGGAAACTTTGGAACGTATATTTGACCCGTTTTTCACTACAAAGCCCGTAGGCAAAGGGACAGGGCTCGGGTTGTCAATTATTTATGGGCTTATTAAGAAGCACAGCGGATTCATTGAAGTGCAAAGTAAGCTGGAAGTAGGAACTACCTTTTCAATTTTTCTTCCGGCTGTAAGCCAATTGGAGAATTCTCATGGACAAATTTCGAGCGGCAATAATTGA